In Planococcus citri chromosome 4, ihPlaCitr1.1, whole genome shotgun sequence, the genomic window aatttttaaaattttcttttggaaaattggaagtttatttttgattttatagaaaaacttttctgaaatgaaataatcaagTCCTAATTTGCTCAGtaaaccaatttttaattttaaaagtttaaaaccttgggactttttttttgaaaggtcaaGTCTCAagtcaaacaaaaaagaatacATCTCAAGTTTTGATGGTACTTCTTCTACTCTACctactttgaataaattttttatttagaattttcaaatttcagtcctggttttaaacttatttttggaattctcgTTCAAAAGTAGGcctattttcgattttcgatttcatatatttttcactcattttttgatctaatttttaaaatttgtcggttttatcttatttttactttcggtttttgatttcattttcgttcagattttaatttcattttccgaGTTTTAGgcttaattttcagttttatggctttgattttcatttatttttttttcaattttttataattacctAGACCTGAAGGTATTTTCAGTTCTTAATTTTACTTACGgagtttttagttttgtttcaagttttagatttcattttcagttttcgacgtggcttttagtttttatttcgttgtagaattttgattttgaggtattgatttattttttcactcttcaTTAAATTCTCCGAGTTTTTGGTCTagggtattttaatttttggccttTGTATTCTGGTTTTGATGCATATTCTTGGAATTTTCACTATAATTTCCAACTtatttgattcaatttacatgaaaatatAAACTGATTTCACTTACTTATggcttttgattttcatttcagagttttttttctttctatttttagtttttgattttatttcaaaagtttttcgttttgaacgataaatttttcatcgtcagttttcggtttcattttcaagatttttagttttttagtttcattttctgaatttttaatttcattttcattcctttttaaattttattttttgagttttccgtttcattctcaatttttcattatttttaatcgtttttagccaaatttttgtaaaaaatgatggctattgcggtaggcccaactttggataaaaaggtcggggtgaaaatttttgataatctcgACGTTTTGACCTCAAACTAGACgatcccggtgtgtcagtttttacaTATCTAGCTAGATATTTATTTAAGAtataagtttcagcacttttcagcaggatggtgatttttacattttatgacctggaacctgttttaattgatcaaataaggtcAAACTTGGAGAATAGGGTTATTTTAGGACCTAAAATTGACCCCCGcagtttgaagggtcaaagttgaaaattacaggaagatcatttttttggaggggcataatatgatcccaaatgaatgaaaaggatccaaaatcataccattggtcagcactcccattgtgatcaacgtatctaaatttcagcttcctaggtaaTCTCCACCTCGTTTAAGGtagaaaaaaccacatttgaccccgatttttgaccccctcacccctaaaattgatttagaaggtccaaattttcagcatactgTGGGAGGGTGCtccatgagtgattattgcaggtttcaaccttccaaccctatttgacctctttccagggtcaaaaaagtggattttttaaaactattttacgtgtttttcaatttttcagacagtcTGTagtccctccaaattgacctagagggtccaaattttcacagtacattgggaggatgtattcaaagtgccttttgcatgtttcaacctttcaaccccatttttacagaaaggtcatttttttggagtggcataatatgaccccaaatcgatgaaaagggtccaaaatcataccattggtcggtacccccattgtgatcaacatattcaaatttcagcttcctaggtcatctcAACCCCGTTTAAGgtgaaaaaaaccacatttgaccccaatttttgaccccctcacccctaaaattgatctacaaggtccaaattttcagcatacaatgggagggtgccccatgagtgattatttcaggtttcaaccttccaaatTAGATCATAgtaaattctaaatttaattttcacttttcaatttacttaatttaccgagttttcgatttcattttcgttttttttaaatttcattttcattctatttctgatttcaatttacgagttttcgatttcatttttgatttttaattttatttttattcattttttgaatctattttctttttttgatttattttccagGATTCTTAATTTTCAGTTTCTAATTTTACATTCAATGTTTGATTTCATttgaattcgaatttaaaattatattcccttttggttttcaatttcaagttcacAATTTCGTTTCCAATTTCTGAATTTATTctctgatttttcaagtttactttcattttttttcgattttggattcaatttttgattattatgtattttcaaaattttcaattctattttcagtttttcatccaatttttagGACTTTTAATACCacttttggtttttcatttttattctgtttttgattttacagTTTTATGAATTGCTCTTTTTTTGGTTTCGCTTTCGTTTTTGGGTTTTGTATTTAATCTGGATCTGATTATCAGAATTTCTAAAtaattatcagttttttttaatcaaatttttagaattttaaattccattttcggtttttgattttaattacaGTTTTCATgatttacgaattttcatttttataattatataattttttcgcttattgatttcactttttgagtttttgattaTAGAGCTTTAAATACTTCGTGTTTTTGATTTCGTATTTTtagtgttttcaaatttcatcatcagACTTCAAAGgggtgttttgattttttcgattttatgttctatttcatttgatttcagtttcatttttcgatttttgtatttcaaaaaactgttgaGGAAAACGTATCGTAtcctttttctctttttcttttctagCTTATGTATCTCCTTCAATTtcataaatgcaaaaaatttagtAAGGTATTTTCAACTGAAAGAGGTGTAAATTACTTACAATTAGGTTAAATTTTGTGAGAAGCtgcatgaacattttttcaaattgaaggagATCTTATAActctttgataaatttttctacacattttcaaaaaaaaaaaacaaaacaaatcgtaataaaaatacgtaacaaaattatcaaaaagaaaCCTCTTTTTAATACCATTGTGAACACCTATATTTTCGTCAAACAAGATAACTCAgtacaattttgaacattttatttcgttttttttccttttctttttccttttaaaGATAATATTCAAAACTTTCTGACAACATAATCAACACATAcattacaataaaataaattaattcttATTTAAATAGGTAACAAATTACAGATAAACCGTTATTGAAATCAGTGGCGACGCCAGACAATTTGAACAGgtgtgccaattttcaaaattataaaaccaagttgtaaatccccccccccttctttcCAAAATTCCCATTCAGACCCaaccatgttttaaaaattgaagtaagaaaaatgatgttgatgcatcaagaaatgaacttaaaattattattcaaaaataacttttggtttaacaaaaattagtttttggtaAGGAATTTTATCcctaaataatttgtaaaagtcaagtaaaagtacctttttttctttttggaaaatgaacaggtGTGCCCGTGCACACTGGGCACACAGGCTGGCGTCGCCAGTGATTGAAATCTAATAACCTCGACCTCGTTGAAACTTAAAAATCAcaatgtttcaattttacaaGCTCAGTTTCAAGTTTCCATCCATAAATTCTTTACGTCGAGTGTTTCCTACttctgaatgaatttcaacCGAATACCGTAACTTCTAACCTACGAAACAGTGAAACACTTAACATTGTATAAGCTTTCAATGTCCCAAAGttctaaaattatttacatTATGATTTCATACGCTCGTTGGCGTAAATTTCAGCTCGACTCGAGCCAACCCAAAGTACAGTAATGTGCCTCGATAATGCTGTAGTACATTCGCAGctgttttttttcgttcattttcacACACTACCATATATTTTGTGCATGTGTTATGTACGTACACAATGAGTATACGTAGAACAGATTATAATTACGAACGTAGCTCGACGTACAGATATCGGTACACTACATAGAGGTTCgtcgtcgaaaattttttaaccaaaacaCCAGCAAGTAATACGCGTTGAATTTTACACCGTTGTTGgttgattttatttgaaatttgtacgcGTATCGAGACGAACGTATAGTTATTATAGCGAAAAACATGCAACTCGTAACggataaattgcaaaaaagtgagcTCAAGTATGATCTTTTGGATGAGGAAAAACGTGATTTATCCAAAGATGAAAGACTCGAATTTGTACCCGCTCAACACCACGCCAGTCGTTTGATTTACATTCTTTTGGTCGGATTAGCCTTGACTGCTGCAGCATGGCTCATGGTAGGcctcatttttcatcatttttaataatattttaacttattttttaaaattttctaaaatacgaTCGAAGATTTCATTCAAATCCCGAATCCCTTCGACTTTACAGGATTGAAACGtattaaagtaaaaatttccttctagttaaattttttcgaaaaaaaaaaaaaatacaaaaactgatcaaaattgaacatttttttgtttaaagttCGAGTAAATTCCTCTTCTTTCGACGTTTCGGAAAAAATTCCCATCTAAAATCCTTGGATAACGACTCGTTTACACTTTGACACGTATATACATCATCTCGTTTCAAATTTCGTCAACTCTTCGAATCGTGCGAATCCTTTTCGTGACACTATTTACAAtcaatctgtaaaaaaaaaaaacaacaacaacaattaaATACTCAAATCGTGAGATACTCCTCTACATATAAGGACACGTACATAAACATTCGGAGATTcgtaaaagttgaattttatagctttttacgAATTCAATGTCGATATAAAGTAAAATTAAGAACCACTAGACTAAAAAACAGCTGCAAGATGCATGACGATACAGTAATAAATTACGACACATGATGTTAATTGTTGTAGGTAAACTTTAAATGTCTGCAATTCGCACGTATATAATCGaggtaaataaaatatgaaaaaattcctacaAACGATTTTCTTTCGACTTCgagattatgaaaaatttacgcTCACGTATAAAACGAAATACTTAATCGTCAATTACGTAAGGCTTATTTCATTCGGTTGTCTTTTAATACTGCAGTATccttgcgattttttttacacacaTGGTACTTTTCTCGAGGCGATTCTCTCAATGTTGATGAAGTTTTTAAGAGcgttaagtacctacctacctacgtgagGTATCTACTTTGAAAAGAATTTAATTAATTCGAGCTCGGCTCTCAATATgaacaaaagttcaaaataggtacttgatttaatcaaaaaaaaaaataaaaaaataaaaaaataaaaaaaccacacttgttgaaaaaattcgagtgTTAGAACTTTTGATTCACtgtcccctcccccttccacaCAGAAAACTGTGTTCTAGACACACCTGTAGGCATATTTCATTATTcggagaaatttcaattttttaaacaattttacaagaattttcatcaattttttgaacagttcCTACCACATTATAACAACTTGTAATATGTACTAATTCCAttggttttcaatattttgaacaattttattttttttttcaaaccatcaaaattattttgtaaataaaaacaaaatcagttcaagaaacgttcgccaaattttgcaacaaaatgaATGGGGAAAAATATCGGAgcaatataaaaattatactaaaaataaagtacaaaattgaaaaaacaacaaaatgatttgaaaagcgtagaaaattaaattatagaaaaattgatgaaaatcacaaaaaaaaacgacaaaatacaataaattgataaagattCAAGAATACTACTAAAACTGAGGacgaaattgttgaaaataacgACACAACTGACGATGTTTCAACAAATTCATTTCAAGAAACATTGATCCAAAATTTCATGCAAATTCTACTCGtggcaacaattttttttaaaacgttggcagaaaacaagatttttttgtaattttggtaaaaaatatgaCGAAGTCTGTTATTGCAATTGTGACAAGTGACAAcgtttttttgctgttttgaccaaaaaaatatatacgtacaaatttttgcaatttttgaaaaacgttggaaacaaatttttatatgatttcttggcaaaaaatgcaatttcttcaattttggaaaaacaccaaatttctggtaatttttgctaaaaattaactCTTTTAGAAAATTGCcggaaaacatatttttttttttagttttagcaTAAAAAACATGTTgctttcttatcaatttttacaaaaaaaaaaaaaaaacaaaaaaaaacaaatcatcttttggaattttgaaaaaaaagttgtttataattttggttttagaaaaatggcttttcgcaattttgacaacaaagccggtattttttgaagattttagcagcaattttgacaaaaaaaaacatgacatttcatcaatttttataaaacaacatgacttttttttggaaatttttacaaaaaatacactttttttgaactttttttttacaaaaaatttttgcagaTTTGGGCAAAAACtagacttttttgaaagttggggaaaaacatgactttttgcccatttttgcatgaaaaatcaggttttttacttgatcaatttttacaaaaaaaaacaaaataggtgtttttggaattttggccaaaaaaaactttttacatacagttctgataaaaaatatgactttgtgcaattttagcaaaacagccgtttttttggaaagtttgacaaaaaatacaattttttcaattttataaaaacacaggccttttttcaattttttgcaaaaaaaggatttttttagaaattttgagaaaaacaggatttgattttttttttgaaattttattgtcaTAAAAACCattgtttttctttaaaattttcttggaattttagcaaaaaaaaaaacttctctacagtaaaaaaaaaggagattttGCAATTTAGGAATAAactaaactttttcaaaatttggagaaaaacatgatattttttacaattttggcaagaaaaacatgtcttttaatcaattttaataaaaaaacaaaacatctacttttttggaattttggcaaaaaaaaatttctaattggtagataaaaaacatgaattttggcaattttggcaaaactgcggttttttttgcaatttggggcaaaactgcggttttttggaaattttggcaaaactgcggtttttttggaaattttgtgcaaaaaaaaagtttctagtTGGTAgataaaaaacataaattttggcaattttggcaaaaaaaaagtttctagtTGGTAgataaaaaacataaattttggcaattttggcaaaactgcgggtttttttgcaattttggataAACTGcggttttttggcaatttggggcaaaatcgcaattttttggaaattttggcaaaactgcgggttttttggcaattttggcaaaactgcggttttttggcaattttggcaaaactgcagttttttggcaattctgaacaaaaatacagatttttcaattctggaaaaacacagtaagtattttttgcaaaaaaaaaaacaaaatggtttttttttggaattttggccaaaaaaacttttttacagttttagTAAAAAACATGGCTTTgtgcaatttcagcaaaacagcggttttttggaaagttttacaaaaaatacaattttttcaattttggtagaacactggattttttaaaaaaattttgcaagaaaagatttttttaaaaaattggagaaaaacttgatttagtttttctttcaaatttttttgaaattttagcaaaaaaacttctctacagtaaaaaaaaaggagattttgcaatttagaaaaaaaaccagagtttttgaaaatttggagaaaaacatgattttttgcaattttgacaagaagaACATgtcttttaatcaatttcaaccaaaaaaacagaacacctactgttttttggaatttttggcaaaaaaaaagtttccaccgtattgaaaaaaaaaatgaattttggaaattttggcaaaaaaactttttttacagttttggtaaaaaaaacatgactttgtgcaatttcagcaaaaccgcggttttttggaaagtttgacaaaaaatattatgtacaatgatttcaattttggtaaaacacaggatttttttaaaattttttgccaaaaaaaaggatttttttcaaaaaattgtagaaaaacttgatttgattttttttgttgaaattttgacataaaaacaTAGTGTTTctttcgaatatttttggaattttagcaaaaaaaagttctttacAGTAAAAAAAAGAGGTTTTGCAATTAAaacacccaatttttttttgaaattttggggggaAAACGTTTCTacaatattggtaaaaaaaaaaactaattttggcAAATCAAAATCAGACCAAAAAtacaccttttttcaattttagaaacgcacaggattttttgcaattttggcaaaaaaaaactttcagattttggtgtgaaaaatacttacctacctacttattgaaaaaCATTGTTGTCTTCTCATCAATTATttatacaaagaaaaaaaaaaaaaaacagatcttttctcgaattttggttttggaaaaaaaatctctacaGTTTTGGTAAGAAACataactttttgcaattttggcagaaaaacaggtcttttttggcgatttgtcaattttggaaaaacacagGATTTCTtgcactttttgcaaaaaaacaaaaaaaacttttgtataaaaaaagtttatttttttggaattttcgcaaaaaaatgacttacctacagttttgacaaaaaccaTGCAAGTTTATCAATTATTGCAATTTGGGGGGAAAAACGCCTTTTTATcatcttttacaaaaaattggacttttttgcaatttttactaaaaatcaagACTTTCAATTCAATTATGTGCAGTTCTGGCGAAAAATgcctttttatcaatttttgcaaccaaaaattgagtttttatttggcaatttcaacaaaaaatataactttttcaAGTCTGAAAAAACAGAATTGTTTGCaacgtagaaaaaaatacagttttttttgcaattatgtatggtaaaaaaacatggttttttttatcaaggtttataaaaaacagcactttattggaattttggcgaaaaacatGACTATTTTGCAGTGTTGGCGatgaacatgaattttttagtttttttttacaaatttgttttttaaaataaatttttagaaaaaaaaaacaagatttttcattttggcaaaaaattaagaCTTGTCCGCAGTTTTGGACACACACCATGACTTTTAgctattttggccaaaaacaggccatttaatcaatttttgcaacacaAAGTGacttattttgcaatttttttttttttcgaaaatttcaagtgaaaattttaagtgctcACTTTATcaaacaatttcttttttttagaaccCTGGAATTCCAATGGGCCACTCAAACACCCTGAACCATCCTTTTTctccccaccccctccccctcccaccagAGGCCCAAAATACTCGATTTTTCAACtaattcgaaatttgatttcagtTCGCCACAACCAGCACCACGTTCAGCGCCTACGAACTGGACACCAAGCTGATGGCCAGCACGTACAAAGCCTTGAACGAGACCGAGGTAGTCCTAAGCAAAGTGCAAGATTCGGTGAAGCTGATTCGCGACGATAACACGCAGCTAGCTGTGACATACGTCGAAGCGATCAAAGAGATGCTGCAAGAACGCACCAGATACGCGGTTAATCAGATCAATCGCATAGTCAACGATAAAATTCGCGAGATTGAAAACGAGTTGACATCTTTCGATTACGTAATCACAGAAGCCAGCGCCGGTATCGTCGACTACACTTTACAAGACATGAAAAATCTACGCGATTCTATCCCGTCCATCACCAACGAAACGTACCGAGCTGATCTCGAGAACGTTTTCGAAAAAGTCGACAAACAAATAGCCAGCGCTTTTTCAGATCTAGACGAAATGTACACGTTTTATGGAAGTTACATGGGCGACATTATCGACCACAAGGTGCAAAACGCCACCGATCGAATTAGCCTGATCGTGAACTCGAATCGACGACAATGCGAATGCACCATCAAAGAGAAGATCAACTTTTGCTACACGATTAGCTCGCAGAATGTGAAAATATCTCAGCAATTGGAATCGCTCGTCAAGGTATTCGGAATAGTTAACAACACAACCGATATACTGGATACGCTGGAACCAGTCATGTTGAAAAATACCGATCAACATACTTGTAATCTGATTTCAGAAGCTAGATTGACCTTGAATAAAGCGTTGGAGAAAGGCGAAGCTTTACTCGAATCGATCCTCAAAGACGACAATTGCTATCTCGGCTCGGCGGTACGAAAAACAGCCTATCAAAATCACGGCGCCGTCAAAGAATACGTCAAGAATAACTTCGAAGTAGCCATTCGTAGTCTGTCGACTGATTTGAACCGTACAACAGCTGATTTCCAGGTGGTCAAAGAAAGCCATCGTAAACAAGTCGAGGAAGATTTGGCCAAAGGTCTCGAAGCCTTGACTCACGAAATCCTCATGAAAACCAAACGTTTGGGAAAAGAGCCCTACGAGGAATACCTGACCAAAGCTTCGTTCCCCGATACTAAATCTTGGATGGATATGAAATTCCAAAACGTCACCCAAGTTATCAACCCAATGTTCGCCAAGAAACAAGCAGATATCGCCGAAGCTCTGAAATACAACTTGCAATACGTCGTTTTCCAACAGGTGCCTTTTATTTCGAGCCTCTCGATACAGAATTACATGCCAACCGATGTCTGCCCACTTTCGACAGATTATCAGAAATTTGTATCTGTTACTTTGGACGGTTACCTCGATCCGACCGAtaataaaactcaaaaagaGCTCGCCATGTCGGCAGATTTTGCCAAAGAGAGCGAAACCACTCAGTTAATCGAGGATGAGGAGAACGACGCTGCTACCGATAGTAATCAGACCAATGTGGGTACTCAGACTGACTCCAGGATCATGGTCAATGATCAGAGTAGCCCAATGGCCACTCAGACTGACTCCAGGATCATGGTAGGTGATCAGAATAACCCAGATGATGATGCCATAGTCGCAGAAGTTAAAAAGATCATACAAAAGTATGCTGGAGATAATGGAATGAGTATCGAGCCTTCGGAGATTCAAGTCATGGTTATCCCAGTTTCTGATGATGGAGATCAAGTTGAAGGTGATACCCAAATCCAGCCTGATCAGATTCCCGAGAGGAAATAAACCAATGTGTCCGATACGACGTAtccttttttttcctgttttataTATTCCTTTTATcgtattatttttgtttgattttacttttttttttcgtcgttttcttttaatttataagtgttttgaatcgtttttttcctttttaatttgatttttctttcatttcgattttatttgtatttttacatttattttataatcgtTTCGTTCGATTCGCTTTACTTtttcttttgacatttttattcatttttaattttttaatttttattttatcacagACAAGTTTATACTAATTACGAAGTGAATAGACAGGAGTACTCAAAATAGGCAGGTGATTTGGGGTAAGTTGGTAAGTAGATATAGATAGATACCTAGCTACCGATTAAAATACGTATTCGAACGGGTTGGTAATACTGTTACCATATCTcaaaagaattaattttgggaaaaaattgtcaaatttcaattgagaattttcatgaACGATTCCACTCACTTCGCCAAGAATGAGGAATCACTGAGAACAATATTCAAGTGAATCGTACACGAACGATTCTCGTTCATTTACATGATTCATTCGCCAACGAGGCAACGATtcatccaaattgatttttttttcaaaaattttggttcaaatgaGTCGAAAAAAGGTCTTGTTTCTCGAaacgtttgcgaacgattcattatCCAACATTCCATTTACGTTCATTTTggagattcgttcgcgaacgattcgatcggatcaatttttcaagaattttgattcCAAATGACTTGAAAAAGAGGGCAGAATCGGAGATTGTCTAAAGTCtgaacgttcgcgaacgattcattatcCAACCATTCCATTCACGTTCAGTTTGaagattcattcgcgaacgactcaaccaaatcaatttttttcaaagaattttggtttcaaaatgaaactgactcgaaaaaaatgtggttcctaaacgttcgcgaacgattcattatcCAACATTCCATTCACGTTCATTTTGgagattcgttcacgaacgactcaaccaaatcaattttttcaagaattttggtttcaaatcactcaaaaaaaggTCCTGTTTCTCGaaacgttcacgaacgattcattatCCAACATTCCATTCTGGCATTCTCGTTCATTTTGgagattcattcgcgaacgactcaatcggatcaatttttttttaagaattttgattCCAAATGACTTGAAAAAGAAGACTGATTGTCTAAAGTCtgaacgttcgcgaacgattcattatcCAACCATTCCATTCACGTTCATTTTggagattcgttcgcgaacgactgaacaaaatcaattttttaaaacgaattttggtttcaaaatgaaactgacttgaaaaaaatatggttcctaaacgttcgcgaacgattcattatcCCATATTCCATTTACGTTCATTTTGgagattcattcgtgaacggctcaaccaaataaatttttaaacgaattttcaaacaaaaggtGGTTTTCTGaacgtttgtgaacgattcattaCCAAATATCAAACATTCCATTCACGTTCATTTTGGAGATTCGTTCGCAGACGACtcttccagatcaattttttcaagaattttggtttcaaatgACTCGGA contains:
- the LOC135844769 gene encoding uncharacterized protein LOC135844769; the encoded protein is MQLVTDKLQKSELKYDLLDEEKRDLSKDERLEFVPAQHHASRLIYILLVGLALTAAAWLMFATTSTTFSAYELDTKLMASTYKALNETEVVLSKVQDSVKLIRDDNTQLAVTYVEAIKEMLQERTRYAVNQINRIVNDKIREIENELTSFDYVITEASAGIVDYTLQDMKNLRDSIPSITNETYRADLENVFEKVDKQIASAFSDLDEMYTFYGSYMGDIIDHKVQNATDRISLIVNSNRRQCECTIKEKINFCYTISSQNVKISQQLESLVKVFGIVNNTTDILDTLEPVMLKNTDQHTCNLISEARLTLNKALEKGEALLESILKDDNCYLGSAVRKTAYQNHGAVKEYVKNNFEVAIRSLSTDLNRTTADFQVVKESHRKQVEEDLAKGLEALTHEILMKTKRLGKEPYEEYLTKASFPDTKSWMDMKFQNVTQVINPMFAKKQADIAEALKYNLQYVVFQQVPFISSLSIQNYMPTDVCPLSTDYQKFVSVTLDGYLDPTDNKTQKELAMSADFAKESETTQLIEDEENDAATDSNQTNVGTQTDSRIMVNDQSSPMATQTDSRIMVGDQNNPDDDAIVAEVKKIIQKYAGDNGMSIEPSEIQVMVIPVSDDGDQVEGDTQIQPDQIPERK